GTGGGTCCGCGGGTGGGTGGTCAAGCCCGGTCCGGAACGGGTCGGCGATGGTCGCTGCAGCATGGTAAATATTTGGTAAATCTCAGTAAATGTGAACAACCGACTCACGATGATGTGCGCAGAATCCGCGACTCGCCCCTTGAATCGGCTTGTGCCTACCTCCAATTTATCTAAAATTCTATCTATTCCTGAAGTCGGGTGATAACGCCGCGCTTGGCCGACCCGAATGATGGTCTGACGGTGTGCCAGACTTGCTCTTTCTGACCTTGCTTCTGCTGACCGGCTTTTTCTGATTTTGGGGAAACCTGGACCTTATGGCCGATATCGGTCGCCTTCTTCTGCCGCCACTGTCCATCGTCGCCGGACGGAGCAGCCTTGTCCGCATTTCGGACGGCAAGGGTGGGGACCGCGATGCTGCGCGCGATGAGCAGGGGCAGGTCACCCGGATTGACGAAACGCCGGATGCCACCAGCGGCGGACGCGCCAAGCAGTTCCGCTTCCGCGTGGTCGATGGTGGGCGCAGTGACCAGCTGGCCGGCAATGCGGAAGTGCCGGCCAGGACCCAGCCCAATCAGGACAGCACCGCGGAAGCAACCGGTGCCAAAAGCAGCCAGGCGGCCACTGGGCGCGGATCCCAAGGAAATGCCGTGCCGCTGGGCACGCCGCAGGCCACCTTCCTCGCCCAATTGATCGCCCAGGAGCAGTTGGCACCTGGCCTCTATGACCCGCCGGTGAAGGCGGCCGACCGCGCCTATCGCCAGGCCGGCGGCGAACCGGCGCTCTCGGACAGCACACGGTCGACCTCGCGCTACCAGATCGCGGTCTGAGGTTGCTCAGGACAGCGTGCTGTCTCTAAGCTCCACCCCGCATGACACCCTTCGGACAGAAACTGCGCGAGCTCAGGCAGGCCCATGGCCGGCAACTCAAGGATATGGCGAAGGCGCTACGGGTCAGCTCTGCCTATCTCTCGGCGCTGGAGCATGGCCACCGGGCGCGGCCCAAGACCGGCTTCGTGCAGCAGGTGGCGGCCTTCTTCAACCTCGCCTGGGATGAGGTCGACGAGTTGAAGGCCTTGGCCGACATATCAGACCCCAAGGTCACGATCGATACCGGCGGCCTCTCGCCCTTGGCCACCGAACTCGCCAACCGCCTCGCCCAGTGCATCGGCGAGCTGGACGAGCCCTCACTGCTGGCGCTCAACGAGCAGCTGAAGCCCAAATAGCCGCGCATTGCCCCGCACGCCAAGATGATTCAGCATGGCGCGGAACGCCGCGCCTGAGTCGAGAGCCGCGCTGAAGGCAAGGAAAGATTATGGCGGTAGAACGATCGGTCGGTTGGCTTGAGGCGATGGGAGTCTATTTCACGCGGCGCCAGCTCATCATCCTGGTGATGGGGTTTGCCAGCGGGTTGCCACTGCTGCTGACGCTGTCGACACTATCGTTCTGGCTGTCCAAGCTCGGCGTGGACAAAACGACCATCGGTCTTTTTGCCCTCGTCGGCATTCCGTATACCTTCAAGTTTGCCTGGTCGCCGATCATTGATCAATTGCCGATCCCGGTACTGACGCGCATCCTCGGGCGGCGCAAGAGTTGGCTGCTGGTGTTGCAGATCGGCCTTGCCGCGGCGATCTTCGGTATGGGTCAGACAGACCCGGTGGCAGCACCGAGCGCCACGGCGCTCATGACCATCCTGATGGCATTCTTCGCCGCCAGCCAGGATATCGTCATCGATGCCTATCGCATCGAACTTCTCGATGATCGCGAGCAGGGTGCCGGTGCCGGCACGACACAGGTCGGCTACCGCATCGGCATGCTGCTGGCGGGCGCGGGGGCCGTTGCGATGTCGGATTTCATTTCCTGGCCGACGATCTTCGCAACTCTTGCAGCGGCGATGCTGCTTTGCGCGGCCTTTACCCTGGCGATCCCGGAGCCAAAGGCAGGCATCCACGAGGTTCGACGGACGACTGGCTATGTCGAATGGATCAAGGGTGCCGCCATCCGCCCCTTTGTGGATTTTCTCGGGCGCCGCGGTTGGATTGCCATTCTGCTCTTCATCTTGTTCTACAAGTTCGGCGATGCCTTTGGCGGCACGATGGCGACGCCCTTCTACAACGAGCTCGGATTTACCGGCACCGAGATCGCGGCGATGTCGAAAATCTATGGCCTCATCGCCTCGCTGGTCGGTGGTGTCCTGGGCGGGCTGATCGTCGTGCGCATCGGCCTATTCAGAACTTTGATCATCGGCGGGGTCCTGCAGGCCGTCACCAATCTGCTGTTCAGCTATCTGGCGATCAAAGGCAACAGCCTGCTATGGCTTGGCATCGCGATCACGGCCGACAATCTTGCCGGCGGGGTTGCGGCCGCCGCCTTCGTGGCTTATCTCTCCGGTCTCTGCAATGTCGCCTTCACGGCTACACAATACGCCTTGCTGACCTCATTCATGGCGCAAGGGCGGACGGTGATGTCGAGCGGCAGCGGGTGGCTGGCCGATCATATGGATTGGGTGAGCTTCTGGGCGTTGACGGGGCTCATGGCCTTGCCCGGCCTCCTCCTCCTTCTATGGATCGCACGCCTCTACCCGCAGGGGCTCATCAGCAGGAGAGTATCTGAAACCGTCGCCGATACGAGTGTCTTTTGACAGCCAAACCCGTCGTCGCCATCACCTATTGCACGCAATGCCGCTGGTTGTTGCGGGCCGGGTGGTGTGCGCAGGAGTTGCTGGTGACATTTGAAGACGAGCTGGGCGGCGTTACGCTCATCCCCGGCACCGGCGGCGTGTTCGACGTGAAGGTTGATGGCCAGTTGGTCTGGTCGCGCAAGACCGAGGGTCGATTCCCGGAGCTCAAGGAATTGAAGCAGCGGGTGCGCGATGTGGTGGCGCCCGATCTCCCGCTGGGGCATTCCGATCACAAGGCCGACTAAGTCTGTGACCTGTCGCATAGCTGACGGGATCGTGACTGCTTTTCCCTGAATTTTCATGACGCTGCCCCATTTCCGCCCCGATTGCGGGCGAGTCTCCGGCGCATCACGAATCGCGACCGAGGGAAGGGGAAACCCCCATGCAGCTACTCCGCCAAACTCTCGAATTTCTGCCTTTCTATTTTCTGCGCCACGGCGAAACCGATTGGAACCGCATCGGTCTCGTCCAGGGTCAGGTTAACATGCCTTTGAACGGCACCGGCCTTGCCCAGGCGCGCGCCGCCCGCCAGGTGCTGGCCGACCAGGGCATTGGCACGATCTGCACCTCGCCCCTCGACCGCGCGCGCCTCACCGCCGACATCATCGCCGCCGGTCTCCATGTCCCGGTGCGCGAGATCGACAACCTCAAGGAATGCAATTTCGGCGCCCGCGAGGGCCATCCCAAGGGCGCCTGGTACGATGCCTGGCGGCAGGGTGAAACGCCGCTGGGCGCCGAGCGCTTCGTCCATTTCATGGAGCGGGCGCTCGACGGCATCAACGAGGCGCTGCGCAATCCGGGTCCGGTCCTCATCGTCGCCCATGGCGGGATCTATTGGGCGATCGAGCGCTTCGCCGGCATCGCGCGGCGCGACCGTATCCCCAACGGTGTTCCTCTGTTCCACGCCCCGCCGCCCAAGCCGCTTTTGCCCTGGCACCGGCAGCGGATCGGGGCATTCGTGGCAGCTTAAAAGTGTTTTTTTCCAGATAGATACTGCCGAAATAGCTCTCCCCCTCTCCCCTCGCGGGAGAGGGGAGAGGGGGAGATCACCGGGCAATGGTTGGGCTGCGACGCCCCATAATCTTGCACCCGTTCCCCTCGCGTGACATAACAACCGCCGCCTGTTCCGGACGTGCCGGAACGCTCAGAACCTGTTCCGGCATGGCCGGGACGCCCAGAACAAGTTGGCGGATTATGGACAAATTCACACAGTTGAGCGGGATCGCGGCACCCATGCCGATCCGCAATGTCGACACCGACATGATCATCCCGAAACAGTTCCTGAAAACCATCAAGCGCACCGGCTTGGGCAAGAACCTGTTCGACGAGATGCGCTATACGCCGGACGGCAAGGAAATCCCGGATTTCGTGCTCAACAAGCCGCAATACCGCAAGGCGCAGATCCTGGTGACCGGCGACAATTTCGGCTGCGGCTCGTCGCGTGAGCATGCGCCCTGGGCCTTGGCCGATTTCGGCATCCGCTGCATCATCGCCACGAGCTTTGCCGACATCTTCTATAACAACTGCTTCAAGAACGGCATCCTGCCGATCAAGCTTTCCAAGGAAGACGTGGCGAAGCTGATGGACGACGCCGAGCGCGGCGCCAATGCGGTCGTCTCGATCGATCTCGACAAACAGGAGATCAAGGGCCCGGATGGCGGCACGATCAAGTTCGACATCGACGCCTTCCGCAAGCATTGCCTCATGAACGGCCTCGACGACATCGCGCTCAGCCTCGAGAAGAAGCCGGCGATGGATGATTTCGAGATGAAGAACAAGCTCAGCCAGCCCTGGCTGTGGAATTGACCTTGACCTAGTCCCCCTCACCCCAACCCCTCTCCCCGGAGGGGCGAGGGGCTCTAAGATCGAACTCGCTCGAAACTCCCTCGCCCCGCTTGCGGGGAGAGGGTCGGGGTGAGGGGCCCTTCACAACCGTCCCGCTTCCCATGAGAAAAACATGACCAGCAATTCGAAGAAAATCCTGATCCTGGCCGGCGACGGCATCGGCCCCGAAGTGATGGGCGAAGTGAAGCGCACCCTGGGCTGGTTCGAGAAACGCCGTGGCTCGGGCTTCGAGACCGAGGACGGGCTGGTCGGCGGCTGCTCCTATGACAAATACAAGACACCGCTCACCGATGAGACGATGCAGAAGGCGATCGATGCCGATGCCGTTTTGCTGGGTGCGGTGGGTGGCCCCAAGTGGGACAACCTGCCCTTCGCCGACAAGCCGGAGCGTGGCCTGCTGCGCTTGCGCAAGGACATGGCGCTGTTTGCGAACCTGCGTCCCGCTCTGGTGTTCGATGCGCTGGCCGAGGCGTCGTCCTTGAAGACCGAACTGGTCAAAGGCCTCGACATCATGATCGTGCGCGAGCTCACGGGCGGTGTCTATTTCGGCAACCCGCGCGGTATCGAAACATTGCCCAATGGCGAGCGGCGCGGCGTCAACACCCAGGTCTATACGACCAGCGAAATCCAGCGCGTGGCGCGGGTGGCGTTTGAACTCGCGCGCAAGCGCAACAACAAGCTGTGCTCGGTCGAAAAGGCCAATGTCATGGAATCCGGCGTGCTGTGGCGCGAGGAAGTGCAGAAGCTGGGCGACACGGAATACAAGGACGTGCAGCTTTCCCACATGTATGCCGACAATTGCGCGATGCAGCTGGTGCGCCAGCCCAAGCAGTTCGACGTCATCGTCACCGACAATCTCTTTGGCGATATCCTCTCCGATTGCGCGGCGATGTTGACAGGCTCCCTCGGCATGCTGCCGTCGGCGAGCCTCGGTGCGGCCGATGCCGGTGGAAAGCGCAAAGCGCTCTATGAGCCGGTGCATGGTTCCGCCCCGGATATCGCCGGCCAGGGCAAGGCCAATCCCTTGGCCTGCCTGCTCTCGCTGTCGATGATGCTGCGCTATTCCTTCAACCAGGATGCGGATGCCGATCTCCTCGACAAGGCAGCCAGCAATGTGGTGGCCAAGGGCTTCCGCACCGGCGACATCATGGCGCCGGGCTGCACCCTGGTCTCAACCACGCAGATGGGTGACGAGATCCTGAAGGAACTCGACCGCCTCGGTGCCTGATCGCCGACGCTGGGCAACAAGTGGCCATTTCTTCGCACGGACCCGCCCTTTCGGCGGGTCCTTTGCATTTGTGGCCGGGCAGTTGCGCGTCTCAAGGGAAGCGCCATGCTTGCCGCCCGCACCTGATCTAAGTCAAACTGCGGCAGGATTTTCGTGATAGTTAATTGATCCTGTCGAGATGCCCGGAGATGGCAGGTCGATCCGCCCCGAATGGGCGCAAGGACAACAGGGAGATGAAGTCATGACCATCCGACATATCCTCGTGCCGCTGTTCGGCTATGACGGCGACCGCACCTCGCTCGACGCGGCCCTGGTCGTGGCCAAGCGCCATGGCGCCCATATCGCGGCACTTCATGTCGAGACCGATCCCCTGGAGCAGACGCCGCTCATGGTCGATGTCGGCGTCGCCATCACCGAATTGGTGGAAGCGGCCGAGCGCCATGCCGCCCACCGCGCCAAGAATGCCGCCAAGACCTTCGCCGATTGGCAAGCCGCGAGCGCCGTGCCGATCGACGGCACGCCCACCGTGCACCCGGCGGTCACCACCGCCTTCCGGAACATCAAGGGCAATGAGGAGGACCTCATCGGCCGCTTCGGGCGCCTGACCGATCTCGTGGTGCTCGCGCGACCGAAGAAGAACGAAGCAGCCGACCTCATCGCGGTGCGCATCGAAGACGTGCTGTTCGGCGCTGGAAGGCCCGTGCTGCTGGTGCCCAACGGCATGTCCGCCGAGGCCCTGGCGCGGATCGAAGAGGGCCCGGCCCTGGTCGCCTGGAACGGCAGCATCGAGGCGACGCGGGCGGTGACCGCCGGCCTCGACCTCATCAAGGCGATGGGCAAGGTGCGCGTGCTCTCGGTCAAGGAAGGCAAGCGCGAGGCGCATCCGGCGGCCGATCTCACCCATTTCCTCGCCTGGCACGGTGTCGCCGCCTCGGTCGGCGAAGCCCCGGCCGACGCCCACAAGGCGACAGCGGAGCATTTCCTCAGCGCCGCGCGAGAGGCGAAGGCCACCCTCATCGTCATGGGCGCCTATAGCCATGGCCGCTTGCGCCAGCTAGTCTTGGGCGGTGTGACCAGCCACATGATCGATGCCGCCGATTTGCCGGTGCTGATGGCGCACTGATCGCGATATCGGGAGCGATGGGACGGGTATGCGGGCTGCGGGCTTCTTGTGCATCGTTCTGGTGGGGACCCTGATCGGCGCGGCACCGCTGGCCGCCGGCGGCTGCCCCTGCCCGAAAGCGAAGATGGTCGAGCTCTACGGCAGCGTCTCGATGTTCCCGCCCAAGATGCCGGGGTCTCGCGTTCACCGCCAGCCCAGAGCCTCCAAGGAACCCCCGGTCCCCGTCACCGCGCTTCCCAGCATGGCGGAGATCACAGGATCGGTGCCGGTCAGTGCCCTCGACCCGATGGCCGCCCCCCGGGGGTGGGAGCCCTTGTTCGTCCAGCAATAAAATTACCAAACTCGCTGCGGCGCAAAGTCTCTCGACAAGTTTCCGCCCTGCGGTATAAATGGCCCGTTTTCGGCGGAATGGTTCCGCCCGTTTTCAGGATGATGATGGCGATGCGCGCTGTTGCGGATCAGATGTGGGCGATGTTGGACCGGGCGGCTCTGCCGACCGCGAAGGCTGTTGCCACGACCATCACCACCACCACCAAAACCACCGGCAAAAAGACCGGGGGTTGAGACGCGGCCATTTGGGTTTCATCCCAATACAAAGGCCGCATCCCGATGCGGCCTTTTTGTTTTTGGGCGGGTTTGATCGGCGTCTTGTGACGCCACAGCGAAAGAAGTGAGGATGTCATGGGTTATCGCGTAGCCGTGGTCGGCGCCACGGGCAATGTCGGGCGGGAAATGCTGCAGATCCTGTCGGAGCGCCAGTTTCCGGTCGACGACGTCATTCCGCTGGCCTCCGAGCGCTCGTCCGGCGCCGAGGTCTCGTTCGGCGAGGACCAGGTGCTGAAGGTGCGGCCCCTGGACAGCTTCGACTTCAAGGGCACCGACATCGTGCTGTCCTCGGCCGGCGCCAAGATCTCGGCAGCCTTCGCGCCGAAGGCCGCGGCGGCGGGCGCCGTCATCATCGACAATACCAGCCATTTCCGCATGGATCCGGATGTGCCCCTGGTGGTCCCGGAAGTGAATCCGCAGGCCATCGCCGGCTACAAGAAGAAGGGCATCATCGCCAACCCCAACTGTTCGACCATCCAGATGGTGGTGGCGCTCAAACCCCTCCACGACATCGCGAAGATCACGCGCGTCGTCGTGGCGACCTATCAATCGGTCTCGGGTGCCGGCAAGGAGGGCATGGACGAGCTCTTCAACCAGACGCGCGGCGTCTACATGAACCAGTCGCCGGAACGCACCAAGTTCACCAAGCAGATCGCCTTCAACGTGATCCCGCATATCGACGTCTTCATGCAGGACGGGTTCACCAAGGAAGAATGGAAGATGACGGTCGAGACCAAGAAGATCCTCGATCCCAATATCCAGGTGGTGGCGACCTGCGTGCGCGTGCCGGTGTTCATTGCGCATTCCGAAGCGGTGCATATCGAGTTCGAGAACGAGATGAGCGTCGAAGCGGCACGCGCCGCCTTGCGCTCGGCGCCCGGCATCACGGTCGTCGATCACCGCGCCGATGAAGGCTATGTGACGCCCTTGGAAGTGGCCGGCGAGGACAATGTCTATGTCAGCCGCATCCGCAAGGACCCGACGGTGAAGCACGGCCTCGCCCTCTGGATCGTCGGCGACAATCTCAGGAAGGGTGCGGCCTTGAACGCCGTGCAGATCGCCGAAGTGCTGGCCCAGGATTATTTGAAGCGCCAGGCGGCGTAACGCCGAAAGAAGACCCCTCACCCCCAGCCCTCTCCCCGCTATCGCGGGGCGAGGGAGTTTAGATCGAGCTTGAGCAACAAGCCCCTCGCCCCGCCCCGTCGGCGAATGCCGACATTCGTCGGCAGGGCGGGGAGAGGGGTTGGGGTGAGGGGCTCTTTAAACATGCCGGTTTCCATTATGCCCACCCCACCCATCACGCTCCGCGCAGCAACATCCGCCGATCACGGCGCCTTGCGCGCCTTCGATGCGCGGCTGATTGCCGAGGCGTCACTGCCCGGCGCCACGCGCGACGATTTCATCCGCTTCCAGCGGAATTTCACCGACAAGGCTCTTGCCGACATCAACCCCGACAGCCGGCTGATCGTGGCCTGCGATGCGGCGGGTGTCGTCTGCGGCTACATTCACCTGCAGCCGATTCATGACGAGGTCCTCGACCAAGCGATCGGCTATGTCAGCATCATCGCCGTATCGGAGAATGCGGGCGGCCAGGGCATCGGCCGCAAGCTCATGCAGGCGGCGGAGGATTGGGCGCGCGAGATGAACTATCCGGCCATCGTGCTCGATGTCTTCGCCAGCAACGAAACTGCGAGGCGATTCTATGAAAAAGCTGGATATGGCGAAGATAGCCTGAGGCTAAGAAAAGAAATCGAGCGCCCGACCCTAGGGGTCCTTCCAAGTGTCAGGATCGATTGATTTTGGCAGTCGCTTGTCGAGGCCCTGTTCCCTGCGGGCAGCGAAGTCCATCCGAGTCAGCTTCTTAACGTCTTTGGGCAAAGTCTTGCGTCCGTATGGCATCCCGGCCTCCAGACGCACCCGTTTCAGAACCCGGGGCGCTGGTCCGATGAACGACACCCGACCTTCCTGATTGGCACCCGGGCCAATATAAAGATCATCCTCCAAGGC
This Rhodospirillaceae bacterium DNA region includes the following protein-coding sequences:
- a CDS encoding SelT/SelW/SelH family protein — translated: MTAKPVVAITYCTQCRWLLRAGWCAQELLVTFEDELGGVTLIPGTGGVFDVKVDGQLVWSRKTEGRFPELKELKQRVRDVVAPDLPLGHSDHKAD
- a CDS encoding universal stress protein; the encoded protein is MTIRHILVPLFGYDGDRTSLDAALVVAKRHGAHIAALHVETDPLEQTPLMVDVGVAITELVEAAERHAAHRAKNAAKTFADWQAASAVPIDGTPTVHPAVTTAFRNIKGNEEDLIGRFGRLTDLVVLARPKKNEAADLIAVRIEDVLFGAGRPVLLVPNGMSAEALARIEEGPALVAWNGSIEATRAVTAGLDLIKAMGKVRVLSVKEGKREAHPAADLTHFLAWHGVAASVGEAPADAHKATAEHFLSAAREAKATLIVMGAYSHGRLRQLVLGGVTSHMIDAADLPVLMAH
- a CDS encoding aspartate-semialdehyde dehydrogenase, giving the protein MGYRVAVVGATGNVGREMLQILSERQFPVDDVIPLASERSSGAEVSFGEDQVLKVRPLDSFDFKGTDIVLSSAGAKISAAFAPKAAAAGAVIIDNTSHFRMDPDVPLVVPEVNPQAIAGYKKKGIIANPNCSTIQMVVALKPLHDIAKITRVVVATYQSVSGAGKEGMDELFNQTRGVYMNQSPERTKFTKQIAFNVIPHIDVFMQDGFTKEEWKMTVETKKILDPNIQVVATCVRVPVFIAHSEAVHIEFENEMSVEAARAALRSAPGITVVDHRADEGYVTPLEVAGEDNVYVSRIRKDPTVKHGLALWIVGDNLRKGAALNAVQIAEVLAQDYLKRQAA
- a CDS encoding helix-turn-helix domain-containing protein, producing MTPFGQKLRELRQAHGRQLKDMAKALRVSSAYLSALEHGHRARPKTGFVQQVAAFFNLAWDEVDELKALADISDPKVTIDTGGLSPLATELANRLAQCIGELDEPSLLALNEQLKPK
- a CDS encoding histidine phosphatase family protein — protein: MQLLRQTLEFLPFYFLRHGETDWNRIGLVQGQVNMPLNGTGLAQARAARQVLADQGIGTICTSPLDRARLTADIIAAGLHVPVREIDNLKECNFGAREGHPKGAWYDAWRQGETPLGAERFVHFMERALDGINEALRNPGPVLIVAHGGIYWAIERFAGIARRDRIPNGVPLFHAPPPKPLLPWHRQRIGAFVAA
- a CDS encoding GNAT family N-acetyltransferase; its protein translation is MPVSIMPTPPITLRAATSADHGALRAFDARLIAEASLPGATRDDFIRFQRNFTDKALADINPDSRLIVACDAAGVVCGYIHLQPIHDEVLDQAIGYVSIIAVSENAGGQGIGRKLMQAAEDWAREMNYPAIVLDVFASNETARRFYEKAGYGEDSLRLRKEIERPTLGVLPSVRID
- the leuB gene encoding 3-isopropylmalate dehydrogenase, with protein sequence MTSNSKKILILAGDGIGPEVMGEVKRTLGWFEKRRGSGFETEDGLVGGCSYDKYKTPLTDETMQKAIDADAVLLGAVGGPKWDNLPFADKPERGLLRLRKDMALFANLRPALVFDALAEASSLKTELVKGLDIMIVRELTGGVYFGNPRGIETLPNGERRGVNTQVYTTSEIQRVARVAFELARKRNNKLCSVEKANVMESGVLWREEVQKLGDTEYKDVQLSHMYADNCAMQLVRQPKQFDVIVTDNLFGDILSDCAAMLTGSLGMLPSASLGAADAGGKRKALYEPVHGSAPDIAGQGKANPLACLLSLSMMLRYSFNQDADADLLDKAASNVVAKGFRTGDIMAPGCTLVSTTQMGDEILKELDRLGA
- a CDS encoding MFS transporter, which encodes MAVERSVGWLEAMGVYFTRRQLIILVMGFASGLPLLLTLSTLSFWLSKLGVDKTTIGLFALVGIPYTFKFAWSPIIDQLPIPVLTRILGRRKSWLLVLQIGLAAAIFGMGQTDPVAAPSATALMTILMAFFAASQDIVIDAYRIELLDDREQGAGAGTTQVGYRIGMLLAGAGAVAMSDFISWPTIFATLAAAMLLCAAFTLAIPEPKAGIHEVRRTTGYVEWIKGAAIRPFVDFLGRRGWIAILLFILFYKFGDAFGGTMATPFYNELGFTGTEIAAMSKIYGLIASLVGGVLGGLIVVRIGLFRTLIIGGVLQAVTNLLFSYLAIKGNSLLWLGIAITADNLAGGVAAAAFVAYLSGLCNVAFTATQYALLTSFMAQGRTVMSSGSGWLADHMDWVSFWALTGLMALPGLLLLLWIARLYPQGLISRRVSETVADTSVF
- the leuD gene encoding 3-isopropylmalate dehydratase small subunit: MDKFTQLSGIAAPMPIRNVDTDMIIPKQFLKTIKRTGLGKNLFDEMRYTPDGKEIPDFVLNKPQYRKAQILVTGDNFGCGSSREHAPWALADFGIRCIIATSFADIFYNNCFKNGILPIKLSKEDVAKLMDDAERGANAVVSIDLDKQEIKGPDGGTIKFDIDAFRKHCLMNGLDDIALSLEKKPAMDDFEMKNKLSQPWLWN